Below is a genomic region from Sander vitreus isolate 19-12246 chromosome 15, sanVit1, whole genome shotgun sequence.
ATggctttaaaaaacaatatagcATGTCAGAAAccagtcagtaaaaaaaaaaaaaaaaagaagaagttgcTGAGTTCaactcatgaaaaatgggggcaaaaataaaagtgtggcgtttataattttgttcagtgtatttttctgacatactataccatgactttttttaatcacttttttatgacatactatgacttttacacGAAAACATAAACTTTGTGTCAGGTCAGATAGCTTAGGGTGATAAGACTATGATGGGAAGACAGCAGGTTGAGTGTTCAAAACTTATGTTTGAGGAAGTTTTAAGGGTCTAAAATactaagtgaaagagacaaatatgccaAAATCTAAAATTCTTGTCAAGTCAGATAGATTAGAGGGATAAGAGAATGATTGGAAGTCAGAAAGTTGAGTGTTCAAATCCTACATGTCTCAGTAAGTTTTGAGGACCAATATactaagtgaaagagacaaatggcAAAAACAAACGTTTGTGTCAGACAGCTTAGGGTGATGAGAGACTCTTGGTGCAATTGGTTACAAGACCACATTACAGGAAAGAAGAATACTAATACATTGAGAAAAGTTGTGTTCTTGTCACTCTTCCTGtcacacttttttcaacatgctatactatgacttatttcgacatactatactgactttatcacttcgacatagtatactatgatttattttttttttttttttgttttacatactgtactttatcacttttttcgacatactatactaagactatgacttttttcgacatactaaaccttgacttttaacatactgtactatgactttatccgacatactatactatgactttattcgaCAAACTactgtatactatgacttttttcgacatactatcctatgagttttttatgacatactatgactatcATTTTTtcaccatactatactatgctatgactttatcacttttgacatactataccttgACATTTTACGACAcacttcacttttttttcgacttaatatactatgatttttttttttttttatcaccgtttaacatactataccatgacttttgacatactatactatgaatttttttattacttttttcgacatagtatccTATGAGTTTTTTATGACCTACTAAACTATGACTatcattttttaacatattatgctatgactttttttttggaatcacttttgacatactataccttgacatttttcgatatactatgacttttttttttaatcacttttttcgacacactaagactttatcacttttgacatattataccatgagttttttcgacttactatactatgacttttttatcaccgtttaacatactataccatgaccttttttgacatactattctatgacttttatcacttttttcgacatactataccatgacttttttcgacatagtatactatgacttttgtcgacatactatcctatgagttttttatgacatactatactatgactatcaTTTTTtcaccatactatgactttttatcacttttttcgacatactatgactttattcgaCAAACTactgtatactatgacttttttcgacatactatcctatgacttttttatgacatactatactaagtcCCCCAGGGTTCAGTATTGGGACCAAAACTATTTATCCTCTATATATACACGACATATGAAATTTGTATTATTTGCAGACGACACAAACATCTTTGGTTCTGGTCAGAATTTACAGCAACTCCTGGACATAATCACTTCAGaattcagaaaaataaaacagtggttTGACACGAATATGTTATCATTAAATGTGAGTAAAACCAAATTCATGATATTTGGCAATcgtaaatcaatcaatcaagttcAGTTACAGATAGAAGGTGTCAATATAGAAAGAGTATATGAACTGATATTCCTTGGAGTGATTATAGATGACAAGATTTGTTGGAAATCTCACATAAAATATATCTAAACAAAACTGTCTAGAAGTATTTCAGTCTTGGCAAAGCACATTTTACACTGCAAATCATTTAGTAGATAACTCATTTAATAGGATAGAAAGGGTATAAAGGGGTAGGAGTACATAAGTTTTACTTCTtccatactataccatgactttaatcgacatactatactatgactttttttagacacactactaagacttttttcgacatactataccatgacttttttcgacatagtataccatgacttttttcgacatagtataccatgacttttttcgacgtactatactatgacttttttcgacgtactatattatgactttatcacttttttcgacatactataccatgacttttttcgacgtactatattatgacttttatcacttttttcgacatactataccaggGGTCACCAACTGGCGGACTCCAGAAACCAGACCGCGAGAGACTTCCATCAGAAATGCGAAGCCTTTCGACAACtgggaaatatatataaattatgcGTATTTATCTAGTCACTAAAGAATTTTTCAACAGTCTGAACGAGGCCAGCTCTGTAGACCTGTATAGGTCCTGCGACCGCTTGCGACTGTTTGTTTCAGTTGCTAGGTTGCAACGAGTTCTGCGAGGCCGGTGTGCCCTGGGTGTGAATCATTTGCACGGAGTCTGTTGCAATTGTCAAAAGTGGAAATTAAACGCCCCCCGTAGATGGCGCGCACGAATATAACCAAAgcttgaggaggaggagaagctgTACTCACTGTGCATGTGTTGGTTGGGAGTGGGTTCTTTATAGTGGACTGCTCCCTGGGTCTCCTCTGACCCCCCCTCCTGCTGCACCACCTCCTGCCAGGCTGAAAACACAATGACTCAGTCAGTACATCTACTAATACTTAAGCttctatacagtatgtttaggTAGCGACGTAAACGATGATGTCGACATTTGAAGAAAACACCTTGTCCTCTAGAAAATTGtgattttcaatgttttgtcttTATGCTTTATAGGCCATTAATCGTGTAATCAATTAATCACAGATAATCATGAAGAagcagattaattgattatgCAATGATTGTAGCTAAAATAGACATTAACTGCAGCTTAACTGTATGTCTACTACATCTCTGATCTGTCAACATATCCTGGATCCTGACTGTATCCAGGATACAACACAGTTGACACAACTAAATCAAAAGAAATATAATAAATTATGATAATCTAAACCCAAGGATATGGTATTATGAATTTAACTAGTGTGTAATAATAGCACATATCCTTATTGTCCAATCTTCTGCACCCTAGTGTCACACCTACAGCGTCAAACAAGTAAAGTCCACTAGGGCAAATGTTTCAAAGGCACACGTTTGTATTTCAAATAATGTAGCATGttgactggtgtgtgtgtgtgtgtgtggtagctgCTTTTATATCATGTATTGGGGTATTTCAGAGAGTGAAAGAATAAATCAACCCTGAACAAAAGGGGAGTCAGGCCTTCTTTGTGTCCTTGTTCACTCAACGACAAGGTTACTAGAGTTGTTTATGAGCTGCTGTGGCCGAGCTTTAACGCCAGCAACTAACAGGACACAGAGAGTAAGAACAGCCGAGCCACTGTATGAGACTGTGAATGTTAAAAAGAAGCACACGCTTCAAAAACTAggtcactgtttttgaagtcCTCCTGGCAGACGGCTTTGTTGCCTTTCCTCAAATTTAGACACCAAGACTCCTTTCCCTGAGTGGCTGTTGGGTACTAAGTTAAAAGCCAAAAATGCTGTTTACTTGCTGTGTACTTGAGCACGTGCCAGCGCGAGTCATGAGGAGCATGAtatgtgagtgtgagagcacTTTTTGGTTAGGTGCTTATCATGGCTATCAGTGTCTGAGCAGCTGTGTGTGGGAGAGGCCTGGGAGGGGGCATGGCCGGCATGTCATTTAAACAACTTTATAGTAAAACAATGTCATTCACAAAACAGCCGACGAGGGGCAGGTGTCTGGATCCATTGAGACTGTTAAAGTGTTGTCTCAGCTTATCGTATTTCCAGTTAGACTGCTTAACTAGTAAGATTAATTTCCTTACCATCATAGACAAATTGTACGTTTTCCTTGTGCGCAGGCGTGAAGCTCTCTTCCTGCTGGTTGTCTGCAGGGAGAGCCGGAGCAGGTTGATGGTACTTCTTACCATTCGGACGGTTGAAAACTATCTTGGGTGCAGGAAGGCTGATGcgtattaaaaagaaaaacagcgtGTCACAAAGTAGTCTGATGTTTTCAGCAAATGCTACATACATATATGAGAACTCTCATTTCTCAAAGTGTCAGCCCTTGGGCCTAAATTCAAGCATGGGTGATTGTGTGGGAGTCAGAGATTGCAACAGCTGAATGAAGGACAACGTGCCACCTTGACTTCCCACAAGGTCACACAaggtcactctctcacacacacacacacacacacacacacacacacacacacacacacacacacacacacacacacacacacacacacacacacacacacacacacacacacacacacacacggtgtgtTGTAAATCATTCAGGCGGATGAACAAAGGCTGTCTGTCTCAAGCTGATGACGTCCACAGCTGTCATTCACTAACATGTTTTAACCAGAACAATTAATCCGCAAAATCAGCCCAACTtgtgacattttcaaaagaacACACATGACAAAGCATCACAGACGCACTACTGCAAGCATTTGGTGGGTTTTCATTACCAGGAGGTGTCTCTCCAAAAGTTGCACACTTACTCAGGCATACTCCAGGACGTTTGCTTGTGCTTGAAGTCGTTTATTTGGTTGTCAAGCTGCTGAGTAGGCCctaaataacagaaagttcACATTTTAACACTTGAACGCAAGATGAATTGTCTGCTGGATCTCTGAAAGCGTGTTTAAATCACAAACCATGTGTCTCACCTGTCCGTCGCTGAGTGACCAGTTTGCTGGGACCTCTTGTAATTGTGTACATCATGCGCAGGAAGAGTCCAATGTAAAGTTTAGTTTGGCACTTTGAAGTAAAAAGAAGTCCAGACGGAGCAGATACAGGTGGAGCTAGCCTACTTTAAAGTTAAACACATTCCTCCAGAATCTGTCTATGTATGAACAACTCTCTTGAAGTGAGAAGAAGTGTCAGTCCACTCCTCAGCTGATCAGGTTGAATTTCACCCAACGACTCCAACGCAAATCCACGGAGCTGACTCGACTACAAGGGCTGTTCGCTAACCACGCAGGAAACAAAATTGTGCGCCGCGCTGCTCTCTGCTTAAAACCAACCGCCGGGGCACATCTCATTCAGcgaccctccccctctctcctgccTTTACCCTAACTCACTTTGGTCATCAAGTGTACTGCACTGCCACAATGTCACATAACCTGAAACAGCGGCTGTCATTCATAAGACTTTGAACGCACACCGTTAAAGCGCTCCACTTCTCACTCGATGTCCTACACGCCTCCCTCGGTGCTTTAAAGAGACAGTGTCCCCGGATTGTAAGAAATCTGTAACACCAACTAGGGGCTGAGgtctactattttcttttcctcattTCCTAAATTCTAGGTAAACTAAATTTCTAGTGAAGTTCAAACAAATCAAATACTGTCAGATGAGTTGAACTTGAATGAGAATGTATTCAATGAGGATCATCTGTCTGCTCCACCATGTGGCCCCCATCTGCCCAACGtctctgtgtttacagtacaCGCAGGTGAAGTCAGGTGCACAATgcaatcacatacacacaaccatGTTTACTATTCAACCAAGCTTTACTACATACTGAATGAGTACAATTCAAAGCTGGGTTGACAAAGACGCCTGGCtggacatttacagaaatgaatACAAAGAAAAGTCTCGCATACTGatacttttttaacatttgtaatAAGTTAGGACGTTCACCCAAAAGGCATTATTAACTTCCATCAGTTTTACAAACTGAATTTACATTCTAAAGATTTAATTCTGCCTAAAAAGGGAACATATGTTGATGTATCTCTTATTAGAATATAAGACAATATAAGACATTCTTAGCACGACAGGTTTGTTGGTAACAAGTCACCAAGACGAGGTTGTTGGCCTTTTGCCTACAATAACTCCTTAAATACCTTTTAAAAAAGCATATTCTGATAAGCACATTTAAATATATTGACTGTAAAGAATGTTTTCAGGCAAAACAAGttcaattaaaataaaaggaAGTGAATCAGTATTTCTCCCTCTCAGTTACATTCCTAGCACTGTGGAAAATTCATATGAAGCAGCATTAGACCATTATGTGAGGATATCAAGTTAAATGAATATATTACAGGTTTTATTGTATCTAGTCAAACATTTCTCAGGTGTATGGGATGGAATTTGAACTCAACTTTTTTTACAATTCTGGCTACAGCCATGATCACAAAAGAGTTTTCGTTCTCTGA
It encodes:
- the LOC144529688 gene encoding MAPK regulated corepressor interacting protein 2-like, giving the protein MMYTITRGPSKLVTQRRTGPTQQLDNQINDFKHKQTSWSMPDLPAPKIVFNRPNGKKYHQPAPALPADNQQEESFTPAHKENVQFVYDAWQEVVQQEGGSEETQGAVHYKEPTPNQHMHNFVPIDLDEWWAQRFLANIDKLS